In Jeotgalibaca arthritidis, a single genomic region encodes these proteins:
- a CDS encoding LacI family DNA-binding transcriptional regulator translates to MTITVKDVAKRAGVATSTVSRVINDHHSISPATKKKVRKVMEEMGYVPNKTAQNLGKGSANAIGVILPPFDSKERLGNPFYLEIIEAINEEAHKHGMATAIASARDFDHLLLNVKQMHLQRQVDGFILLYSDRSDPIVDYLTKHKIRFTLVGQPYRHEEKISYVDNDNQLLGKHATDYLIRNGHKRILFISNTTEEILYFERYFGYQKALMLAGLDVFPAVTLLGPEDYMHFGDHLKETKATAVVVIDDIFALRIIQLAELHHYKVPDDLSLISFNNSIFATLTHPYLTSVDVAIPDLGRHGIQALIKQLKEPDQPSAGLRVVVPHQLVERETVLDINEKKD, encoded by the coding sequence CCGGTGTTGCGACATCGACTGTTTCTCGGGTCATTAACGATCACCACAGCATTTCACCTGCTACTAAGAAAAAAGTTCGCAAAGTGATGGAAGAAATGGGTTATGTACCAAACAAAACCGCCCAAAACTTAGGTAAAGGTTCTGCAAATGCAATCGGCGTTATTCTTCCTCCCTTCGATTCAAAAGAACGGCTAGGAAATCCCTTTTATTTGGAGATTATCGAAGCCATTAACGAAGAAGCCCATAAACATGGGATGGCAACGGCCATCGCTTCTGCACGCGACTTTGATCATTTACTTTTAAATGTTAAACAGATGCATTTGCAACGGCAAGTCGATGGCTTCATCCTTCTTTATTCAGATCGGTCTGATCCTATCGTTGATTACTTAACGAAACATAAGATTCGCTTTACGTTAGTCGGCCAACCTTACAGACATGAAGAGAAGATTTCTTACGTCGATAATGACAACCAACTACTCGGAAAGCACGCAACCGATTATTTAATTAGAAATGGTCACAAGCGTATTTTATTTATTAGTAATACAACCGAGGAAATCTTGTATTTCGAACGTTACTTTGGTTATCAAAAAGCATTAATGCTGGCTGGACTTGACGTTTTCCCAGCAGTTACCTTGTTAGGTCCTGAAGATTACATGCACTTCGGCGATCATTTAAAAGAAACGAAAGCAACGGCAGTTGTTGTGATTGATGATATCTTTGCCCTTCGTATCATTCAACTAGCTGAATTACATCATTACAAAGTACCTGATGATTTGTCACTCATTAGTTTTAACAATTCTATTTTCGCAACATTGACGCACCCTTATTTAACAAGTGTCGATGTTGCCATACCAGACTTGGGTCGCCACGGCATCCAGGCCTTAATTAAGCAATTAAAAGAACCTGATCAGCCTTCAGCAGGCCTGAGAGTTGTCGTACCCCATCAATTGGTGGAGCGCGAAACCGTTCTAGATATTAATGAAAAAAAGGATTGA